A genome region from Macrotis lagotis isolate mMagLag1 chromosome 4, bilby.v1.9.chrom.fasta, whole genome shotgun sequence includes the following:
- the CHST3 gene encoding carbohydrate sulfotransferase 3 encodes MEKGHSWPQETRDLLHSLRMRSKYALFLLFVVIVFVFIEKENKIISRVSDKLKQIPQSLMDINGTDAALILTENASLLSLSELDSSFSQLRQRLHNITLQLGGEPTSLPLGPRRHVLLMATTRTGSSFVGEFFNQQGNIFYLFEPLWHIERTVSFEPGGANAAGSALVYRDVLKQLFLCDLYILEHFITPFPEDHLTPFMFRRGSSRSLCEDPVCTPVVKKAFEKYHCKNRRCGPLNLTLAMDACHRKEHMALKAVRIRQLEFLRPLVEDPRLDMRIIQLVRDPRAVLASRMVAFSGKYETWKKWVAEGEAHLQEDEVQKLRGNCESIRLSAELGLSQPSWLRGRYMLVRYEDVARLPLEKAREMYRFAGITLTPQVEDWIRTNTQAPRDSSGIYSTQKNSSEQFDKWRFSIPFKLAQVVQGACAPAMRLFGYKLVSDADTLTNRSISLLEDRATFRVM; translated from the exons ATGGAAAAAGGACATTCTTGGCCTCAAGAAACCCGTGACCTTCTACACAGCCTGAGAATGAGGAGCAAATATGCTCTTTTCCTGCTGTTTGTGGTTATCGTTTTTGTcttcattgagaaagaaaataaaatcatatcaag GGTCTCTGACAAACTGAAGCAAATTCCACAATCCCTAATGGACATCAATGGCACCGATGCAGCCCTGATCCTAACAGAGAAtgcctccctcctctccctgagTGAACTGGACTCTTCCTTCTCCCAGCTCCGCCAGCGGCTCCACAACATCACCCTGCAGCTAGGTGGAGAGCCCACATCACTGCCCCTGGGCCCACGACGACATGTGCTTCTGATGGCCACCACCAGAACTGGCTCCTCTTTCGTGGGAGAGTTCTTTAACCAGCAAGGCAATATCTTCTACCTCTTCGAACCTCTGTGGCACATTGAACGGACAGTGTCCTTTGAACCTGGGGGGGCCAATGCGGCAGGCTCTGCCCTGGTCTACCGGGATGTGTTGAAGCAGCTGTTCCTCTGTGACCTCTACATCCTGGAACACTTCATCACCCCATTTCCCGAGGACCACCTGACTCCATTCATGTTCCGCAGAGGGTCCAGCCGCTCGCTTTGCGAGGACCCGGTCTGTACGCCAGTGGTCAAGAAGGCCTTTGAGAAGTACCATTGTAAAAACCGCCGCTGTGGTCCCCTGAATCTAACACTGGCCATGGATGCCTGCCACCGCAAGGAACACATGGCCCTCAAAGCTGTGCGCATCCGGCAGTTAGAGTTCCTTCGCCCCCTGGTTGAAGACCCCCGCCTGGACATGCGGATCATCCAGCTAGTGCGGGACCCTCGGGCTGTGCTGGCATCCCGCATGGTGGCCTTCTCTGGCAAGTATGAGACGTGGAAGAAATGGGTGGCAGAAGGGGAGGCCCACCTGCAGGAGGATGAGGTCCAGAAGCTTCGAGGTAACTGCGAGAGCATCCGCCTTTCGGCCGAGCTGGGCCTAAGTCAGCCCTCCTGGCTCCGAGGCCGCTACATGCTGGTCCGCTATGAGGATGTAGCCCGCCTGCCACTGGAGAAGGCCCGGGAGATGTATCGCTTTGCAGGGATCACCCTTACCCCACAGGTGGAAGACTGGATCCGGACCAACACCCAAGCCCCCCGGGATAGCAGTGGCATCTACTCTACCCAGAAGAACTCCTCAGAACAGTTCGATAAGTGGCGCTTCAGCATCCCCTTCAAGCTGGCGCAGGTAGTCCAAGGGGCCTGTGCCCCCGCCATGCGGCTCTTTGGCTACAAGCTGGTCTCTGATGCAGACACCCTCACCAATCGCTCCATCAGTCTGCTGGAGGACCGGGCCACCTTCCGGGTGATGTGA